From Vicinamibacteria bacterium:
TCCTGCCAGCGACTCCGAGACGCCCCGCACGAGTCCAGGTGACGCGGACCCCAGGAGCAGGAACGTCGCGGAGCTCGCCGGTCTATCGACGAGCACCCGAATCAACTGGAACAGTTCTGGAAGCCTTTGGACCTCATCGATGATGACGAGTCCGGTGAGTCTTTCCAGTGCTGTCATAGGAGCCGACAACCGACGACGATCGACCGGATTCTCGAGATCCAAGAACTCGCAGGGGGCACGGTCTGCGATCATCCTCGCAAGCGTCGTTTTCCCGCATTGGCGTGGACCAAGCAGGGCCACTGCCGGGTAAAGCTTCAGTGCCCGCTCGACTCGAGCCAGAGCATCCGGACGAGGCAACACTCCCCATATTATCATTGAAAACCATCATATCAATTGATGATTTTCAATATTCGAGTTATTCTCAGTCGGCGAATAACCTAGGCGTTCTTGCGCACAGAAACGCTAGTGCGTTCTCACCTTCTTCCCGCGATCGGAAGTAGAATCAGGCTCGTCTCTTCGAGGTCCCGTGACGGAGCCGGCGTTTCAGAATCCCGAGTTTCTCTGGCGCAATCCCGAGCCGAAGTCCGCCTATGACGTCGTGATCGTGGGAGGCGGCCTCCACGGACTCTCGACCGCGTACTACTTGGCGAAGAACCACGACGTCAAGAGTATCGCCGTTCTGGAGCGGGGGTGGCTCGGGAACGGAAACGCCGTCCGGAACACGACCATCATCCGGTCGAATTACCTCAGGGACGAGAGCATGCCGCTCTACGAGCTTTCCCTGAAGCTCTGGGAGTCGCTCTCGGCGGAGCTCGAGTACGACGTGCTCTTCGATCAGCGGGGGCTCCTCCAGCTCGCGCATACGAAGACGGAGGTCAACGACGCGAGGCGCACGGTCTATGCGAACCGGCTCTCCGGGATCGACGCCGAGTGGCTCGAGCCCGCGGAGGTACAGGAGTTCTGCCCCATCGTGAACGTCTCGAGATCCATCCGCTACCCGGTGCTCGGAGCGCTCCTGCAGCGGCGGGGAGGCATCGCCCGGCACGACCTCGTGATGTTCGCGCTCGCCCGGGCGGCGAGCGCGAAAGGAGTCGACCTCCTCCAGGGCTGTGAGGTCACGGGCTTCGACATCCGGAAGAACCGCGTCGTCGGTGTCGAAACGTCGCGCGGGAAGATCGCGGCCGGGAGAGTCGGCCTCGCGGGCGCGGGACGCACCCCCCTTCTCGCCAGGATGGCGGGAATCGATCTTCCCATCCAGAGCACGCCGCTCCAGGCCCTCGTTTCCGACGGGCTCGAGCCGGTGCTGAACGCGGTCGTCATGTCCGGACTGCTCCACGTCTATGTGAGCCAGGCCCGAAACGGGGGTCTCGTCATGGGGGCGGCGCGCGACAACTATGTCTCCTACGCGCAGCGCGGCTCGTTCCAGATCCTCGAATGGCAGATCCAGGCCGCGCTCGAGCTCTATCCCGTCCTCGGGCGCGCTCATCTCCTCCGCACCTGGGCGGGGATCGTCGACGTGAGCCCCGATGCGTCTCCCATCATCGGCCGGACTCCGGTGGAGAGCCTGTTCGTCAACTGTGGCTGGGGCACGGGAGGCTTCAAGGCGACGCCGGTCTCGGGCTTCATCTACGCCCATACGCTCGCCCACGGGGAGCCGCACGAGTTGAACCGCGCGTTCTCGCTCTCGCGCTTCGAGACCGGGGCGCTCATCGACGAGCACGGCGCCGCGGCGGTCGCCCACTGACATGCTCCTCATCACCTGTCCCTACTGCGGGCCTCGGGAAGAGACGGAGTTCCGCTACGGAGGAGAGGGAGTCGCTATGCCGGAAGAGGCCGACGATCGCACCTGGTCGCGTTTCCTCTACTATCGGAGCTCGCCCGCCGGGCCGTTTACCGAGCGCTGGGTTCACGCGCACGGGTGCCGGCGGTGGTTCACCGTACGGCGGGACACGCTGACGCACGAGATCCTGGATACGACCGAGCTCGAGGAGCCGCCCCGAGGCTCGCCATGAGGCGGCTGCCTTTCGGCGGACGCATCCGCCGCGACCGGCCCCTTCGCTTTACCTGGAACGGCCAGGTGCTCGACGGTTACGAAGGCGACACGCTGGCCTCCGCACTTCTCGGGGCTGGGGTGGACGTCGTGGGCAGGAGCTTGTCGTTCGGAAGGCCCCGAGGGATCTCGAGCGCCGGGCTCGAAGAAGCGAGCGGATTCGCCCAGATCCTCTCAGGAGGGGCGAGCGAGCCGCTCGTGCGCATGAACGCGGTTGCACTCTACGAAGGCCTCGCCGCCGAGAGCCGGAATGGAAGAGGCGTCGTCTCGAGCGCGGAGGACGAGGGACGTTTCGACAAGCGCTACGCCCATTGTGACGTTCTCGTGGTGGGGGCGGGCCCCGCCGGTATCGCCGCCGCCCTCGTCACCTCGGCTGCCGGTGCTCGAACGATTCTGGTCGAAGCGGATGACGAGATCGGGGGCGCTCTTCTCCGCGACGGCGAGCTTTCCGAATGGAGAAAGCGATCTGTCGCGACTCTGGCCTCCACCCCCGAGACGTGCGTTCTCACTTCCGCCACCGCCTCGGTCATGCTGGATCAGAACGGGGTCCTCGTCGCCCAGCGAGTCGGATGCCGGCTTTCTCCCGGCGAGCGGGCCGGACTTCCCGAGCAGAGGCTCTGGCACGTGCGGGCGAAGGCGATCATT
This genomic window contains:
- a CDS encoding sarcosine oxidase subunit beta family protein translates to MTEPAFQNPEFLWRNPEPKSAYDVVIVGGGLHGLSTAYYLAKNHDVKSIAVLERGWLGNGNAVRNTTIIRSNYLRDESMPLYELSLKLWESLSAELEYDVLFDQRGLLQLAHTKTEVNDARRTVYANRLSGIDAEWLEPAEVQEFCPIVNVSRSIRYPVLGALLQRRGGIARHDLVMFALARAASAKGVDLLQGCEVTGFDIRKNRVVGVETSRGKIAAGRVGLAGAGRTPLLARMAGIDLPIQSTPLQALVSDGLEPVLNAVVMSGLLHVYVSQARNGGLVMGAARDNYVSYAQRGSFQILEWQIQAALELYPVLGRAHLLRTWAGIVDVSPDASPIIGRTPVESLFVNCGWGTGGFKATPVSGFIYAHTLAHGEPHELNRAFSLSRFETGALIDEHGAAAVAH
- a CDS encoding sarcosine oxidase subunit delta, encoding MLLITCPYCGPREETEFRYGGEGVAMPEEADDRTWSRFLYYRSSPAGPFTERWVHAHGCRRWFTVRRDTLTHEILDTTELEEPPRGSP